In the genome of Photobacterium sp. TLY01, one region contains:
- a CDS encoding ABC transporter ATP-binding protein: MSSLHIKDVNKHYGDYHALKAIDIKIDSGEFLVLVGPSGCGKSTLMNTIAGLDSISDGAILLGDKDVTHLSPKDRDIAMVFQSYALYPSMTVRRNIAFGLEMRKVPPAQIALEVDRVAAMLQIDHLLDRKPAELSGGQRQRVAMGRALAREPQIYLFDEPLSNLDAKLRVEMRTEIKKLHQRLKTTIVYVTHDQIEAMTLADRIAVMKDGVLLQLASPEQIYNNPVNMFVAGFMGSPSMNFIRSYLRALNDGFAIEVHNRDGERVSIPLPDKANDLSAWVNREVILGLRPEQIRQATANPPAAFERYIRNRLDVVEPTGADTLVVTQFNDQDVTARLDPESHPQSGRDFLFALDVSKAVLFDPDSEDRIY; this comes from the coding sequence ATGTCGAGCTTACATATCAAAGACGTAAATAAGCATTATGGCGATTACCACGCGCTGAAAGCGATAGATATCAAGATAGACAGTGGTGAGTTTCTGGTGCTGGTCGGCCCTTCCGGCTGCGGTAAGTCGACGCTGATGAATACCATCGCCGGGCTGGACAGTATCAGTGACGGCGCGATTTTGTTAGGTGACAAAGACGTGACGCATTTGTCCCCCAAAGACAGGGACATCGCCATGGTCTTTCAGTCGTATGCGCTGTACCCGAGTATGACGGTGCGTCGCAATATTGCCTTCGGACTGGAAATGCGCAAAGTGCCTCCGGCTCAGATTGCCCTGGAAGTGGACAGAGTGGCCGCCATGCTGCAGATCGATCATCTGCTCGACCGCAAGCCGGCTGAGCTGTCGGGCGGCCAGCGGCAGCGGGTTGCCATGGGACGTGCATTGGCCCGGGAGCCGCAGATATACCTGTTTGATGAGCCGCTCAGTAATCTGGATGCCAAACTCAGAGTGGAAATGCGTACAGAAATCAAAAAACTGCACCAGCGGCTGAAAACCACCATCGTCTACGTTACCCATGATCAGATTGAAGCCATGACGCTGGCCGACCGGATTGCAGTGATGAAAGACGGTGTCTTGCTTCAGCTTGCCAGCCCGGAGCAGATTTACAACAACCCGGTCAATATGTTCGTGGCGGGCTTTATGGGCTCCCCCTCGATGAATTTTATCCGCAGCTACCTCAGAGCACTCAATGACGGTTTTGCCATCGAAGTGCACAACCGGGATGGTGAGCGGGTCAGTATTCCTTTGCCAGACAAAGCAAACGATCTGTCGGCCTGGGTGAATCGCGAAGTGATATTGGGGCTTCGTCCTGAGCAGATCCGTCAGGCAACGGCGAATCCGCCAGCCGCGTTTGAAAGATACATCCGCAATCGGCTGGACGTGGTGGAGCCGACAGGCGCGGACACGCTGGTCGTCACCCAATTTAATGATCAGGACGTGACCGCGAGATTAGACCCTGAAAGCCACCCTCAATCGGGACGTGATTTCTTATTCGCGCTTGATGTGAGCAAAGCGGTACTGTTCGACCCGGACAGTGAAGACAGAATCTATTGA
- a CDS encoding YjiH family protein: MSEQVITGAKKRKAPWLMFILPSFIGVLLFMAPITVGGEITIPIALMAKAIQNLFEGSLTAIVTTVITLTALCSTLVRLTKPRFIERKPFIANLFKPSLPWYIVQLLGATFAILTFFKVGPAAIFDGNTGGLVLNDLLPVLFAVFLCAGFFLPLLTNFGLLEFFGAMLTKVMRPLFNLPGRSAIDCLASWLADGSVGVLLTSKQYEEGFYTKREAAVIGTTFSAVSITFSLVVIAQVKLEHMFLPFYATVCLAGVVAAIVVPRLPPLSRKRNEYVCGTPADANMDALPNGHTVLSFGLEKAFERANKVTSLRKVVNDGVKAAVDMVFGVLPVVMAIGTLALLIAENTPVFDWLGKPFIPLLELLQIPEAAEASKTIVVGFADMFLPAILAADIQSDLTRFVIAALSVTQLIYMSEIGALLLGSKIPVKAWELFVIFILRTLVTLPVIALMAHLIF, encoded by the coding sequence ATGTCAGAACAAGTGATAACTGGCGCAAAAAAACGTAAAGCGCCTTGGCTCATGTTTATTCTGCCATCATTCATCGGTGTGCTGCTGTTTATGGCACCAATCACCGTAGGTGGAGAGATAACCATCCCTATTGCCTTGATGGCGAAAGCAATCCAGAACCTGTTTGAAGGTAGCCTGACGGCCATCGTCACCACCGTCATTACCCTGACGGCGCTTTGCTCGACCCTGGTTCGCCTCACCAAACCCCGTTTTATTGAACGCAAACCTTTTATTGCCAATTTGTTTAAGCCAAGCCTGCCTTGGTACATCGTTCAATTGCTGGGCGCGACCTTTGCGATTCTGACGTTTTTTAAAGTCGGACCGGCTGCTATCTTTGACGGCAACACCGGCGGTTTGGTACTGAACGACCTGCTGCCCGTGCTGTTTGCAGTCTTCCTGTGTGCGGGCTTTTTCCTGCCCCTGCTGACGAACTTTGGTCTGCTGGAATTCTTTGGTGCAATGCTGACCAAAGTCATGCGTCCGCTGTTCAACCTGCCGGGTCGTTCCGCGATCGACTGTCTGGCCTCCTGGCTGGCCGACGGCAGTGTCGGTGTCCTGCTGACCAGCAAACAATATGAAGAAGGGTTTTATACCAAACGTGAAGCGGCGGTGATCGGGACTACCTTCTCTGCGGTTTCTATTACGTTCAGTCTGGTTGTGATCGCTCAGGTGAAACTAGAACACATGTTCCTGCCTTTCTACGCCACTGTGTGTCTGGCGGGTGTGGTCGCTGCCATTGTTGTGCCGCGTCTGCCGCCTCTTAGCCGCAAGCGCAATGAATATGTGTGCGGTACACCGGCCGATGCCAACATGGATGCCCTGCCGAACGGTCATACGGTACTGAGCTTTGGCCTTGAGAAAGCCTTTGAGCGCGCCAATAAAGTCACCAGCTTACGTAAAGTCGTCAATGACGGTGTGAAAGCGGCTGTCGACATGGTGTTCGGCGTTCTGCCTGTGGTGATGGCCATTGGTACCCTGGCACTGCTGATTGCTGAAAACACGCCTGTGTTTGACTGGCTGGGTAAACCCTTTATCCCGCTACTGGAACTGCTGCAAATCCCGGAAGCTGCCGAGGCATCGAAAACCATAGTCGTTGGTTTTGCGGATATGTTCCTGCCGGCGATTCTGGCCGCGGACATTCAGAGCGATCTGACCCGTTTCGTGATTGCAGCGCTGTCTGTGACACAGCTGATTTATATGTCTGAAATCGGCGCCCTGCTGCTGGGCAGCAAAATTCCGGTGAAAGCCTGGGAGCTGTTCGTGATCTTCATTCTGCGTACCCTGGTAACTCTGCCGGTGATTGCGCTGATGGCGCACCTGATTTTCTGA
- the traF gene encoding conjugal transfer protein TraF, which yields MNIKLQGLTLAVATAMSVSTFSVQAAVNGADARSVAMGGTGVASASYLTASFYNPALVAHYSQTDDFGVLLPAVGISIHDPDDLNQKVEDFQDVNDELEMAINNSGGSPVSDALVNDWKAALMAMDEGKLKADISVGAVVAVPNRYLSMSLFTQAQVVSLAQANIDPDDLAGVDGSNPPDLDNLQSDVLGIAGGIVDVGLTMGKSFELPIVALPEQKLSVGISPKIQQLIAVSFQNTVSQFDNSDFEFENEYQDDTAFNLDIGLAYQPIPTVTLGFSGRNLFKQALETNTPESPAGQPGKFTSKTLLVEPKYTLGAAYSNSWFTAAADVDLTEQKYFKEFDLATQYARLGMELNGWDWVQFRAGYSLSLTDSAEDTMSAGIGLSPFGVVAVDLALQYGQDNNYGAALQFGFTM from the coding sequence ATGAATATTAAATTGCAGGGACTCACACTGGCAGTGGCAACAGCTATGTCTGTCAGCACATTTTCAGTTCAAGCGGCGGTGAATGGTGCGGATGCACGCAGTGTCGCGATGGGTGGCACAGGGGTGGCATCCGCGAGTTATCTCACGGCCAGTTTTTATAACCCGGCGCTGGTAGCCCATTACAGCCAGACCGATGATTTTGGTGTGCTATTACCCGCGGTTGGGATCAGTATTCATGATCCGGATGACCTGAATCAGAAAGTGGAAGATTTCCAGGATGTGAATGATGAGCTGGAAATGGCGATCAATAATAGCGGTGGCAGCCCGGTTTCAGATGCATTAGTCAATGACTGGAAAGCGGCATTGATGGCCATGGATGAAGGCAAGCTCAAAGCTGACATCAGTGTGGGGGCTGTAGTTGCAGTGCCGAACCGCTACCTGAGCATGAGTTTGTTTACCCAGGCCCAGGTTGTCAGCCTGGCACAGGCCAACATCGATCCTGATGATTTGGCCGGTGTGGATGGTTCGAACCCGCCGGATCTCGACAATCTCCAGTCTGATGTGCTGGGTATTGCCGGTGGCATTGTTGATGTCGGTTTAACCATGGGTAAATCTTTCGAATTACCGATTGTGGCGCTGCCGGAGCAGAAACTGTCGGTGGGTATTTCGCCCAAGATTCAGCAGCTGATTGCGGTCAGCTTCCAAAACACCGTCAGCCAGTTTGATAACAGTGACTTCGAATTTGAAAACGAATATCAGGATGATACGGCCTTCAACCTGGATATCGGTCTGGCATATCAGCCGATCCCGACGGTAACCCTGGGTTTCAGTGGCCGTAACCTGTTTAAGCAGGCGCTGGAAACCAACACACCGGAATCTCCCGCAGGTCAGCCAGGCAAATTTACCAGCAAGACTTTGCTGGTTGAGCCGAAATACACTTTGGGTGCGGCATACAGCAACAGCTGGTTTACTGCCGCTGCTGATGTGGATTTGACGGAGCAGAAGTACTTCAAAGAGTTTGATCTGGCGACGCAATATGCGCGTCTGGGTATGGAGCTGAATGGCTGGGACTGGGTACAGTTCCGTGCCGGTTACAGCCTGAGCCTGACTGACTCTGCAGAAGATACTATGAGTGCGGGGATCGGCCTGAGTCCGTTTGGCGTGGTTGCTGTTGATCTGGCATTGCAATACGGCCAGGACAATAACTACGGTGCGGCCCTGCAGTTCGGCTTTACGATGT